In Spirosoma aureum, a single genomic region encodes these proteins:
- the hemH gene encoding ferrochelatase, with protein sequence MESPVLQPPVATVKTVGKTGVLLVNLGTPDSPSVPDVRKYLREFLMDGRVIDIPYIQRFFLINGIIAPFRAPKSAKVYKQLWSETGSPLKYYGNVVERELQHVLGNDYVVKLAMRYQSPSIQAGLDEFQQLGLRDIVVVPFFPQYASASTGSVYEKVMDIVKSWQVIPAVRFINRFLEHPKFIEGFVQLGRKYMTTYEYDHIIFSYHGLPERQITKGDVAHTVCQFGTCCESFHAQNQHCYRAQCFETTRLLVRELGIPEGKYTTCFQSRLGRTPWIKPYTDDVIRELGAKGIKSVLAFSPSFVADCLETTIEVGVEYKELFEASGGKHWQLVESLNDNPLWIETLVDLVKTA encoded by the coding sequence ATGGAATCACCTGTTTTACAACCACCCGTTGCCACGGTGAAAACAGTAGGCAAAACGGGCGTTCTACTTGTTAATCTCGGTACACCCGATAGTCCGTCGGTACCCGATGTCCGAAAATATTTACGCGAATTTCTCATGGATGGTCGCGTCATCGATATTCCCTATATCCAGCGATTTTTCCTGATCAATGGTATTATTGCGCCTTTCCGGGCACCTAAATCGGCCAAAGTGTACAAACAATTATGGTCAGAAACGGGCTCACCCTTGAAATACTACGGAAACGTCGTTGAACGGGAGTTACAACATGTACTGGGCAATGACTATGTTGTAAAGCTGGCGATGCGCTACCAGAGCCCGAGTATTCAGGCGGGTCTGGACGAATTTCAGCAGCTGGGTTTACGCGATATCGTCGTGGTTCCATTTTTCCCACAATATGCATCAGCATCAACGGGATCGGTTTACGAAAAGGTCATGGACATTGTGAAAAGCTGGCAGGTAATTCCAGCCGTCCGATTTATTAACCGGTTTCTGGAACATCCTAAATTCATCGAGGGCTTTGTTCAATTGGGTCGTAAATACATGACTACCTACGAATACGACCACATTATTTTTAGTTACCACGGTCTACCCGAACGCCAGATTACCAAGGGCGATGTAGCTCATACGGTTTGTCAGTTCGGTACATGCTGTGAATCATTTCATGCCCAGAATCAGCATTGTTACCGGGCTCAATGTTTTGAAACAACCCGCCTTCTTGTTCGTGAACTGGGCATTCCAGAGGGAAAATATACCACCTGTTTTCAATCGCGATTGGGCCGTACGCCCTGGATCAAGCCTTATACCGACGATGTTATTCGCGAATTGGGTGCTAAAGGTATCAAGAGTGTTCTGGCGTTCTCTCCATCTTTTGTTGCTGATTGCCTTGAGACAACCATTGAGGTCGGCGTTGAATATAAAGAGTTATTCGAGGCCTCTGGCGGTAAACACTGGCAGCTGGTAGAAAGCCTGAACGACAATCCATTATGGATCGAAACACTGGTTGATCTGGTTAAAACAGCCTAA
- a CDS encoding hydrogen peroxide-inducible genes activator, which produces MTLSQLDYIVAVDTHRHFATAAESCHVTQPTLSMQIQKLEDELGILVFDRSKQPVVPTEAGQAVLAQAREVLRAARRIPEIVSESKNDFQGELRIGIIPTLAPYLLPYFIGEFIEKYPSVSVQIQELVTEQIIERLRNGLIDVGLVVTPLLENGITEIPLFKEPFVVYAADSHSLASADYVDSQDLHTDGLWLLTEGHCFRNQVMNLCGADRKANGTALRYETGSLETLIKLIDKQDGFTLLPYLATFDMEENRRSRIRPFSAPQPVREVSLVMHRSFLKRKLINALKHEIMGHLPQELLDETTSGKVVDVLSKS; this is translated from the coding sequence ATGACTCTCTCACAACTTGATTATATTGTGGCTGTTGATACGCACCGACACTTTGCAACGGCCGCTGAAAGTTGCCACGTTACTCAGCCAACGTTAAGTATGCAAATCCAGAAACTGGAAGATGAACTCGGTATTCTGGTATTTGACCGATCGAAACAGCCAGTCGTGCCAACCGAGGCCGGGCAGGCTGTTTTGGCTCAGGCGCGGGAGGTGTTGCGGGCTGCCCGTCGAATACCCGAAATCGTAAGTGAATCGAAAAATGATTTTCAGGGCGAGCTGCGTATTGGTATCATTCCTACACTGGCTCCCTATTTACTGCCTTATTTTATTGGCGAATTTATTGAGAAATACCCGTCAGTATCCGTTCAGATTCAGGAACTGGTCACAGAACAGATTATCGAACGACTCCGGAATGGCCTTATTGATGTGGGCCTGGTGGTAACACCTTTATTGGAAAATGGCATTACCGAAATCCCGTTGTTCAAAGAGCCATTTGTGGTCTATGCTGCTGATTCGCATTCACTTGCCAGTGCTGACTATGTTGATTCGCAGGATCTTCATACGGATGGACTCTGGCTGTTGACGGAAGGCCATTGCTTCCGCAATCAGGTAATGAACCTTTGTGGGGCTGACCGGAAAGCCAACGGAACCGCCTTACGCTATGAAACGGGCTCCCTTGAGACACTCATCAAACTGATTGACAAGCAGGACGGGTTTACACTTTTACCCTACCTCGCCACTTTTGATATGGAGGAAAACCGTCGGTCCCGTATTCGGCCGTTCAGCGCTCCTCAACCCGTACGCGAAGTAAGTTTGGTAATGCACCGTAGTTTCCTGAAGCGTAAACTTATAAATGCGTTAAAACATGAGATCATGGGCCACTTACCGCAAGAACTTTTAGACGAAACAACATCAGGAAAGGTCGTTGACGTACTGAGTAAGTCGTAG
- a CDS encoding flavin-containing monooxygenase, with protein sequence MKADIDVAIIGAGFAGIAAAIRLKERGNTSFVLFERASQVGGTWRDNIYPGCACDIPSPLYSLSFSPNPNWSRTYSTQPEILTYLNHVVERYELNSQIRYNTEINRTEFSPSTGIWTLTSKMGQSTTARVVIIAVGPLNRPSYPKLNGLDTFRGKTFHSSKWDATYDLTNKRVAVIGTGASAIQFIPKIAPQVKQLTVFQRTAPYVSARNDRAVSSIEQQIFRRLPIVQKAYRSMIYWLNEVQGFAFLGNKTFNKIGTNRALKHLKTSINDPVLRRKLTPDYTLGCKRVLISDDYYPALNRPNVALVTDGIAAVNPNSIVDKSGLEHPVDAIIFGTGFVVGGVIGTMTISGRYGQNLFDDWLTKGAEAHYGITNSGYPNLLFLVGPNTGLGHNSIIHMIESQVNYVLDYLNLLDKAGEGAYLDVKPGAQQRYNDMIQQKLANTVWASGCQSYYLDSRGKNTTIWPSLTTTYRKATRQANPADYDVVFSKQSSPAVPC encoded by the coding sequence ATGAAAGCAGACATTGACGTGGCAATAATCGGCGCAGGTTTTGCCGGAATTGCTGCGGCCATTCGGCTAAAAGAACGTGGAAACACATCCTTTGTACTTTTCGAACGGGCCAGTCAGGTAGGTGGTACCTGGCGCGACAACATCTATCCGGGCTGTGCCTGCGATATTCCTTCTCCGCTTTACTCGTTATCGTTCTCACCGAACCCAAACTGGTCACGGACGTATTCAACCCAACCCGAAATCCTGACCTATCTCAACCATGTAGTTGAGCGGTATGAGCTGAATTCCCAGATTCGGTATAATACAGAAATTAATCGCACCGAATTTTCACCGTCAACCGGCATTTGGACGCTTACCAGTAAGATGGGCCAATCAACAACAGCCCGTGTCGTTATCATCGCCGTTGGTCCCCTTAACCGACCTAGTTATCCTAAACTGAACGGATTGGATACGTTTAGGGGCAAAACATTTCATTCGTCTAAATGGGATGCTACGTACGATCTCACCAACAAACGGGTTGCCGTAATTGGTACAGGGGCAAGCGCTATTCAGTTCATCCCAAAAATTGCTCCTCAGGTAAAGCAGCTTACTGTTTTTCAGCGAACAGCACCTTACGTATCCGCACGAAATGACCGGGCCGTATCATCGATTGAACAGCAAATTTTCCGACGGTTACCCATTGTGCAGAAAGCCTACCGCTCGATGATTTATTGGCTCAACGAAGTTCAGGGCTTCGCTTTTTTAGGCAATAAAACCTTTAATAAAATTGGCACGAATCGGGCGTTGAAGCATCTCAAAACATCGATAAACGATCCTGTACTCCGACGAAAGTTAACGCCTGACTATACATTAGGCTGTAAGCGTGTTCTGATTTCGGACGACTATTACCCTGCCCTTAATCGCCCGAATGTTGCGCTGGTGACGGATGGGATCGCAGCGGTTAATCCAAATTCGATTGTCGACAAATCCGGACTTGAGCACCCCGTGGATGCCATTATTTTCGGGACGGGGTTTGTCGTCGGTGGTGTCATCGGCACGATGACGATTTCAGGTCGTTATGGTCAGAACCTCTTTGATGACTGGTTAACGAAAGGAGCTGAGGCTCACTACGGAATCACTAATTCAGGTTATCCGAACTTACTGTTTTTGGTTGGCCCAAACACGGGCTTAGGCCATAATTCGATTATTCACATGATTGAGTCACAGGTAAACTATGTACTCGACTACCTGAATCTGCTCGATAAAGCCGGAGAAGGGGCTTATCTGGATGTTAAACCAGGAGCACAACAACGTTATAATGACATGATCCAGCAAAAATTGGCCAACACCGTTTGGGCATCAGGGTGCCAAAGCTATTACCTCGACTCCAGAGGAAAAAACACGACGATCTGGCCATCGTTGACAACGACTTACCGAAAAGCGACCCGACAGGCTAATCCTGCCGACTACGACGTCGTTTTCAGTAAACAGTCTTCGCCAGCCGTACCTTGTTAA
- a CDS encoding NAD(P)/FAD-dependent oxidoreductase, whose product MPTNLPDQSLVNPVGSPSVDSPVVIVGAGIAGLSCAVYLKQAGIKALVVEATDGVGGRVRTDVVDGFRLDRGFQILLTAYPEAQRLLNYDDLDLKPFRSGALIRHQSEWLTLLNPFQEPLSAFRTLASSVGTVGDKLRIVDLIRRTQGISINELFQQTPTTTLAFLKETGFSDQIIERFFRPFFGGVFLEDGLTTSSNFFEFCFRMFFTGDGAIPAQGIGAIPNQLATRLSPDQIKLNSPVARIVGNSVHLTNGNSIKAGVVVLAVDAAQAAVLLNRPAPSDQSFNQTTCTYFATNSELPGVSKQKLLVLNTDRSSVVHNLAILSDVSPEYASAGQTLVSVSTQGIETVNAAALTEQIRAELTGWFGDEVKSWKHLRTYHIPQALPSYPPDRAGTDAIHELLKLGENLYQCGDQTTYPSLNATMQTGRLVAEMIRKQ is encoded by the coding sequence ATGCCTACGAATTTGCCCGATCAGTCATTAGTCAATCCGGTGGGCTCGCCCAGCGTGGACTCGCCGGTTGTTATTGTTGGAGCCGGAATAGCCGGTCTTAGCTGCGCTGTTTATCTCAAACAAGCAGGTATTAAGGCATTGGTAGTTGAAGCGACTGATGGCGTAGGCGGTCGCGTTCGAACGGATGTTGTTGATGGATTTCGGCTCGACAGAGGGTTTCAGATTTTATTAACCGCCTATCCAGAAGCCCAGCGTCTACTAAACTACGATGACCTCGATCTGAAACCATTCCGGTCGGGCGCGCTCATTCGGCACCAGAGCGAATGGCTTACGTTGCTGAATCCGTTTCAAGAGCCACTATCCGCCTTTCGGACACTCGCATCGTCCGTCGGAACAGTCGGTGATAAACTCCGTATTGTCGACTTGATTCGCCGGACTCAGGGGATCTCTATAAATGAGTTGTTCCAGCAGACGCCAACGACTACGCTGGCCTTTTTGAAGGAAACTGGATTTTCAGATCAAATCATCGAGCGATTCTTCCGGCCATTTTTTGGCGGTGTTTTTCTGGAAGATGGCCTAACCACATCAAGCAATTTTTTCGAGTTTTGCTTCCGCATGTTTTTTACGGGCGATGGGGCCATACCAGCACAAGGCATCGGTGCTATTCCGAACCAGCTGGCAACTCGTTTATCCCCAGATCAGATCAAACTTAATAGCCCTGTGGCGCGTATTGTTGGCAATTCGGTTCATTTAACCAATGGCAATTCCATCAAAGCTGGTGTTGTGGTACTGGCGGTTGATGCCGCTCAGGCTGCCGTCTTACTGAATCGCCCCGCCCCCTCCGACCAATCGTTTAACCAGACAACCTGTACCTACTTCGCGACGAATTCGGAGCTTCCCGGCGTATCAAAACAGAAACTACTCGTATTAAATACAGATCGAAGCTCGGTGGTGCATAACCTGGCTATTTTGAGTGATGTGTCGCCGGAATATGCATCGGCAGGGCAAACGCTCGTTTCGGTCAGTACTCAGGGTATTGAAACGGTCAATGCAGCCGCGTTGACCGAACAGATACGGGCAGAACTGACGGGTTGGTTTGGTGATGAGGTAAAATCCTGGAAGCATTTGCGAACCTATCATATCCCTCAGGCTTTGCCGAGCTACCCACCTGATCGGGCTGGTACAGACGCGATTCACGAATTACTGAAACTGGGCGAGAATCTCTATCAGTGTGGTGATCAAACTACGTATCCATCCCTGAATGCGACCATGCAAACGGGTCGCCTTGTGGCAGAAATGATCCGAAAACAGTAA
- a CDS encoding anthranilate synthase component II — protein sequence MNLLVVDNFDSFTYTLIDYLHQAGASCQVVRNNESMSRLTKRSVEGIVLSPGPGIPRQAGRLMEVIEHYYQQLPMLGVCLGHQAIGEFFGATLAPASRPMHGKVSRIRVQADDQLFRNLPRQFDVTRYHSLLLRDLPDTLVNTAVTEDGEVMAMRHRSLPIWGVQFHPEAALTEFGVPILSNWINFLKFSTVQQEKSAMFGLLH from the coding sequence ATGAATCTGTTAGTAGTCGATAATTTCGATTCGTTTACGTACACTCTGATAGACTATCTGCATCAGGCAGGAGCCAGCTGTCAGGTTGTGCGAAATAACGAATCGATGAGTAGGCTAACGAAGCGGTCGGTTGAGGGAATTGTGCTGTCGCCTGGTCCGGGAATACCCCGGCAAGCGGGTCGATTGATGGAGGTGATCGAACACTATTACCAGCAGTTGCCCATGTTGGGGGTTTGCCTTGGGCATCAGGCTATCGGCGAATTTTTCGGAGCTACCCTGGCCCCGGCTTCCCGACCCATGCATGGTAAAGTTTCACGCATTCGGGTGCAGGCTGATGATCAGTTGTTTCGGAATTTGCCCCGGCAATTTGATGTGACCCGCTATCACTCACTGCTCCTCCGCGATTTGCCTGATACGCTCGTTAATACGGCTGTAACGGAGGATGGGGAGGTAATGGCAATGCGGCATCGGTCGTTGCCAATATGGGGTGTTCAGTTCCATCCTGAAGCGGCTTTAACAGAATTTGGCGTGCCAATTTTGTCAAATTGGATTAATTTTTTAAAATTTAGTACAGTACAGCAGGAAAAGTCGGCCATGTTCGGGTTACTGCATTAA
- a CDS encoding alpha/beta fold hydrolase — translation MNYQIREEAGFRYVDEGQGDVLLLLHGLFGALSNWDGVIQGFADRYRVVIPLMPIYEMPMREASLEGLVAFIEKFLAHKQLTDLTLLGNSLGGHLALLYSFKHPDQVQRLVLTGSSGLFENGMGGSFPKRGSYDYISERVAYTFYDPKVASKDLVDEVFEITSSIPKCMSIVGIAKSAQRNNVAKDLYKINVPTLLVWGLNDTITPAEVGYEFNRLIANSELHFIDKCCHAPMMEHPDRFNELLNNWLERHPVIDEQLLVGNREQTVGSFQ, via the coding sequence ATGAACTATCAGATTCGGGAGGAAGCGGGCTTCCGCTACGTAGACGAAGGCCAGGGTGATGTATTGTTGTTATTACACGGCCTATTTGGTGCTCTAAGTAACTGGGATGGCGTTATTCAGGGTTTTGCCGACCGATACCGGGTGGTTATTCCGTTGATGCCGATCTATGAAATGCCCATGCGCGAAGCCAGTCTGGAAGGCCTGGTGGCATTTATTGAGAAATTTTTGGCTCATAAACAATTGACCGACCTGACCCTGCTCGGTAATTCGCTGGGTGGGCATCTTGCGTTACTGTATAGTTTCAAGCATCCCGATCAGGTACAAAGGTTAGTTCTTACCGGAAGCTCGGGCTTGTTTGAGAATGGCATGGGCGGGTCGTTTCCCAAGCGTGGCAGCTACGACTACATTTCTGAGCGCGTGGCCTATACGTTCTACGATCCGAAAGTAGCATCGAAAGACCTGGTCGATGAAGTATTCGAGATCACGAGCAGTATTCCAAAATGCATGAGCATTGTGGGTATTGCCAAGTCGGCACAGCGGAATAATGTGGCTAAAGATTTATACAAAATCAACGTGCCAACGTTGCTGGTCTGGGGGCTGAACGATACGATAACACCGGCTGAAGTTGGTTATGAGTTTAACCGGTTGATTGCCAATTCTGAACTGCATTTTATTGATAAGTGCTGTCATGCACCCATGATGGAGCATCCCGACCGGTTCAATGAACTGCTGAACAATTGGCTTGAAAGGCACCCGGTTATTGATGAACAATTGCTGGTTGGAAATCGGGAGCAGACAGTGGGTAGTTTTCAATAA
- a CDS encoding CBS domain-containing protein: MLAAELIDPMLPALKPTDSVGQALDWMQEHRIGQLVLIDQGDYRGVVSEELLMDIPDGDQPLSNVMRLFEQIYVYEDQHLFEIMGLILQNRMDVVAVLNEGREFSGTISSNELLKQFAQELGVQEAGAILILSLNERDYSMAEISRLVESNNVKIISSYFSSAAYGMPDRSRLTLKLNRRDITPVISTLERFGYQIEAAFANAPVESIDQERLDSLLRYLNT, translated from the coding sequence ATGCTGGCTGCCGAACTCATAGACCCGATGCTTCCAGCCCTGAAACCGACCGATTCTGTCGGGCAGGCGCTGGATTGGATGCAGGAGCACCGTATCGGGCAACTCGTACTGATCGACCAGGGTGATTACCGGGGCGTGGTTAGTGAAGAGTTACTGATGGATATTCCCGATGGCGATCAGCCATTGAGCAATGTAATGCGCCTGTTTGAGCAGATATACGTTTATGAAGATCAGCATCTGTTTGAGATTATGGGGCTAATTCTTCAGAATCGAATGGATGTAGTGGCCGTTCTGAATGAAGGCCGTGAATTTTCGGGGACGATCTCTTCCAATGAATTGCTGAAACAATTTGCGCAGGAACTTGGTGTTCAGGAGGCAGGTGCCATTCTGATTCTAAGCCTCAATGAGCGTGATTACTCGATGGCTGAAATTAGTCGGTTGGTTGAGTCGAACAATGTTAAAATCATAAGCAGCTATTTTTCAAGTGCAGCCTATGGTATGCCCGACCGTTCCCGACTGACCCTCAAATTAAACCGCCGGGATATCACACCAGTCATTTCAACGCTCGAACGATTCGGCTATCAAATCGAAGCAGCCTTTGCCAATGCACCCGTTGAAAGCATTGATCAGGAGCGGCTCGATTCGTTGCTACGTTATCTCAATACATAG
- a CDS encoding NAD kinase has translation MKIAIHGRNFPEKARPYIQSMFDELAKRQVEVVLSQVYREFLDGAAVSHNSEAVYQTDEGIADVDFIFSLGGDGTLLDAVTHVGPHQIPIVGINIGRLGFLATVAPSSIRLMIDALFNEQYSIDERALVGVRSNPDIFGGLPFGLNDFTITRTQTSSMITVHTYLDGEFLNSYWADGLIVSTPSGSTGYSLSCGGPVLLPQTNNFIITPISPHNLNVRPMIVMDSCQLAFEVESRSGNFLAALDSRSFTVDVSARISVQKEAFKARLVKLSDDNFLNTLRSKLNWGWDIRN, from the coding sequence ATGAAAATCGCCATTCACGGACGCAACTTTCCCGAAAAAGCCCGGCCGTATATTCAGTCCATGTTTGACGAACTGGCTAAGCGCCAGGTCGAAGTTGTTCTCTCCCAGGTTTACCGCGAATTCTTAGACGGCGCAGCTGTGTCTCACAATAGTGAAGCCGTCTATCAGACCGACGAGGGCATTGCCGATGTCGACTTTATCTTCAGTTTAGGGGGCGACGGAACGCTGCTGGACGCCGTTACGCATGTGGGGCCTCATCAGATACCAATTGTTGGCATTAACATAGGACGATTGGGTTTTCTGGCTACTGTGGCTCCGTCCTCGATTCGACTAATGATCGATGCGTTGTTTAATGAGCAATATAGTATCGATGAGCGCGCTTTAGTAGGTGTCCGCTCAAATCCCGATATTTTCGGTGGATTGCCCTTCGGCCTGAATGATTTCACGATTACACGTACACAAACATCGTCCATGATCACGGTTCATACGTATCTGGATGGTGAGTTTTTAAACTCCTATTGGGCCGATGGTTTGATTGTGTCAACGCCATCGGGTTCAACGGGATATTCGCTCAGCTGTGGAGGTCCCGTACTTCTTCCCCAAACTAACAATTTCATCATTACGCCCATCAGCCCGCACAACCTCAACGTTCGGCCAATGATTGTGATGGATAGCTGTCAGCTGGCGTTTGAAGTAGAAAGCCGAAGTGGAAACTTTCTGGCGGCTCTGGATTCCCGCTCATTTACGGTTGACGTGTCGGCCCGTATCAGCGTACAGAAGGAAGCGTTTAAGGCCCGTCTCGTTAAACTTAGCGATGATAATTTCCTGAATACACTCCGCAGTAAATTGAACTGGGGCTGGGATATCAGAAATTAG
- a CDS encoding DUF6089 family protein produces the protein MKRYHYLTAGALASLFFLGNSSDSQAQRRPNTQFVPYSSISFGVGSSHYYGDLAGYRQFFKATYIMPRWNVGLGYTRQFTPHFAARAAFTWARIAGDDYTFNKGSINNSTESLVQYTRNLHFRNDLKEFAITGIYNFVADGRNSNVRAKFTPYIFGGIALLAHSPEARTPAGTDAGEYEPQKWVKLQPLHTEGQGQPGYDKPYSLVTAAIPVGFGLRYRLNENFNLGFEIGYRYTFTDYLDDVGGPYADPAVLTGVASKMADRRQQRFAARLKDAPDRYAALESLFQAGGQSQTDVLAALQTPVRGAPGSILGFLKDGYILTSFQIHYIIPGKIKCPPIK, from the coding sequence ATGAAGCGATATCATTATCTGACAGCGGGTGCTCTGGCAAGTCTATTTTTTCTTGGCAACTCGTCAGACAGTCAGGCCCAGCGTCGGCCTAACACCCAATTTGTCCCTTATTCGTCGATTAGTTTTGGTGTTGGTTCTTCCCACTACTACGGCGATTTGGCGGGCTATCGGCAATTTTTTAAGGCAACCTACATCATGCCTCGCTGGAATGTAGGACTTGGCTACACACGTCAGTTTACGCCCCATTTTGCTGCGCGGGCAGCATTTACATGGGCACGGATTGCGGGTGATGATTATACATTCAATAAGGGAAGTATCAACAATAGCACAGAAAGCCTGGTTCAGTACACTCGGAACCTGCATTTTCGTAACGACCTAAAGGAGTTTGCCATCACCGGAATCTATAACTTCGTAGCAGATGGGCGCAACTCGAACGTTCGGGCTAAATTTACACCCTATATTTTTGGTGGAATAGCCCTGCTGGCACATAGTCCTGAAGCACGAACACCAGCCGGAACCGATGCCGGCGAATATGAACCGCAGAAGTGGGTAAAATTACAGCCCCTGCACACGGAAGGCCAGGGTCAGCCAGGTTATGATAAGCCCTACTCGCTTGTTACGGCAGCTATTCCGGTCGGTTTTGGCTTACGCTACCGATTAAACGAAAACTTTAACCTTGGCTTTGAAATAGGGTATCGTTATACCTTTACCGACTATCTGGATGATGTAGGCGGTCCTTATGCTGACCCTGCTGTTTTAACGGGGGTCGCTTCTAAAATGGCCGATCGCCGACAACAGCGGTTTGCTGCCCGTTTGAAAGACGCACCAGACCGATATGCGGCACTAGAAAGCTTATTTCAAGCTGGCGGACAAAGCCAGACGGATGTGTTAGCGGCCTTGCAAACACCTGTTCGCGGAGCACCAGGTAGTATCCTGGGTTTTCTGAAGGATGGATATATATTAACGAGTTTCCAGATTCACTACATCATTCCGGGCAAGATTAAATGCCCGCCCATTAAGTAG
- the porG gene encoding type IX secretion system protein PorG — protein sequence MSKRQIHIARLVVAGLFISYSVQAQKIEVGGGLGGMLYKGDVSPHLNPRFYRPAANLFFRYNATRSFSMRLGVAIGSFQAEDHFSKDPYQQARNYSFRSTSSEATIDMEYNFLNYKPLPKAKNWTPYVFGGLGLYSYTNPVVKARALLNFPLGIGVKYEIKRPWSVGLEFGTRFTNNDYLDGLGERTYGITTNKLAQGNPALNDSYTYTAITVSYTFYKIVCP from the coding sequence GTGAGCAAACGACAAATTCATATAGCCCGGCTGGTTGTAGCCGGGCTTTTTATCAGTTACAGCGTTCAGGCCCAGAAAATTGAGGTTGGTGGTGGCCTGGGTGGTATGCTCTATAAGGGTGATGTATCACCGCACCTGAATCCGCGCTTTTATCGTCCGGCTGCGAATCTGTTTTTTCGGTATAATGCAACGCGTTCGTTTTCAATGCGGTTAGGAGTGGCGATCGGCAGTTTCCAGGCCGAAGATCATTTCAGCAAAGACCCGTATCAGCAGGCCCGTAACTATTCGTTCAGGAGTACAAGTAGCGAAGCAACCATCGATATGGAATACAATTTCCTGAATTATAAGCCGTTGCCAAAAGCTAAAAACTGGACACCTTATGTTTTTGGTGGACTGGGGCTCTATAGCTATACGAACCCGGTAGTTAAAGCCCGCGCACTTTTAAATTTCCCGCTAGGTATTGGTGTCAAGTATGAAATAAAACGTCCCTGGAGTGTTGGACTTGAATTTGGGACGCGATTTACAAACAACGATTATCTAGATGGCTTAGGTGAACGAACCTATGGAATAACTACCAATAAGCTGGCTCAGGGTAATCCTGCCCTGAATGATAGTTATACGTATACCGCAATTACGGTTAGCTACACATTCTATAAAATCGTTTGTCCTTAA
- a CDS encoding phytanoyl-CoA dioxygenase family protein — METPQTMAPTAAPATMIPDNAHKDIPGNPSTATSSKIKLNDRSGAGQPLRVLSEADWRFWIENGYIVIRQAVPKENAERLAKLLWEFEEKDPNNPETWYAPARAEMKMKELTNSGMVELYNHQFEWDNRQYQRVYDAFVDIWGTEKLWVTIDRANLNFPVRPGHEFKGFIHWDYDPETRPQNVQGVLALADQTDENMGGFQCIPELYRTYDTWKQTQPADRDHFKPDTTGFELVKVKMEAGDLLIFNSTQPHGIRPNLSTDKVRIAQYISMMPAQEDDEALRQWRINSWRNRQAPEGYAFPGDPRNWEKTRYQTAQLTELGQKLLGLRKW; from the coding sequence ATGGAAACCCCACAGACAATGGCCCCAACGGCAGCGCCTGCCACCATGATTCCCGATAATGCCCACAAAGACATTCCGGGCAATCCATCGACTGCTACAAGCAGCAAAATTAAACTGAACGACCGCTCAGGTGCTGGACAACCCCTGCGCGTCTTGTCTGAAGCCGACTGGCGGTTCTGGATCGAAAACGGCTATATCGTCATCAGACAGGCTGTACCCAAAGAAAATGCAGAGCGACTCGCCAAACTCCTGTGGGAATTCGAAGAAAAAGACCCCAATAATCCGGAAACATGGTATGCCCCTGCCCGCGCCGAAATGAAAATGAAAGAGCTGACCAACAGCGGAATGGTTGAGCTTTATAATCATCAGTTTGAATGGGACAATCGGCAATATCAGCGCGTCTACGATGCCTTCGTCGATATCTGGGGCACGGAAAAGTTATGGGTAACCATTGATCGGGCCAACCTGAACTTTCCAGTCCGGCCGGGTCACGAGTTTAAAGGGTTCATCCACTGGGATTATGATCCGGAAACCAGACCACAAAATGTGCAGGGCGTACTGGCGCTGGCCGACCAGACCGATGAGAATATGGGCGGATTCCAGTGCATTCCGGAGCTCTACCGAACCTACGATACCTGGAAACAAACGCAACCCGCCGACCGCGATCATTTCAAACCCGATACTACGGGCTTTGAACTGGTTAAAGTAAAAATGGAAGCGGGCGATTTGCTGATTTTTAACAGTACACAACCTCACGGTATCCGCCCGAATTTATCAACGGACAAAGTTCGAATAGCTCAGTATATTTCAATGATGCCTGCCCAGGAAGACGATGAAGCATTACGGCAATGGCGGATTAACTCCTGGCGCAACCGGCAGGCACCTGAAGGCTATGCATTCCCCGGCGACCCGCGCAACTGGGAAAAGACTCGCTACCAGACTGCCCAATTAACCGAACTGGGCCAGAAATTATTGGGATTGCGAAAGTGGTGA